Proteins from a single region of Mucilaginibacter daejeonensis:
- a CDS encoding mercuric reductase, with protein sequence MKHYDVIIIGSGQAGNPLARKMAKAGKKVAIAEKRLVGGTCVNDGCTPTKAMVASARAAYLASRCNDLGVHIDSYHVDMPQIKRRKDAIVERSRSGNQESLENDPNIDLLFGEASFTGPRSVKIKLNEDGEELHLEADLIFINAGNRTVIPQIDGLDEIDYLTSTTILDLEEVPEHILVIGGNYIGLEFGQMFRRFGSQITLLERGERIMSHEDPDVADTVRHILEEEGVTVHANAHVTRFEKTPGGQVLATVQIGDRTEQIQCSHVLIAAGREPQTDALDLTAAGVEVDDKGYIKVDGKLRTNVDGIYALGDVKGGPAFTHIAYNDFTIVWRNLLQGQDLTTEGRPVPYCMFTDPQLGRVGITEQEAKQKGIKHEVAVLNMENVARAVEVGETRGLMKAVVDPDTKQILGAAILAEEGGEIMSVLQMAMEGGITYDRIRYCVFAHPTYSESLNNLFMKLDN encoded by the coding sequence ATGAAGCATTACGACGTGATCATTATTGGCTCTGGCCAGGCCGGCAACCCGCTGGCTCGTAAAATGGCCAAGGCCGGTAAAAAGGTGGCCATTGCCGAAAAACGCCTGGTGGGCGGTACCTGTGTTAACGATGGTTGTACCCCGACCAAAGCTATGGTGGCCTCGGCAAGGGCGGCTTACCTGGCCTCGCGCTGTAACGACCTCGGCGTACACATCGATAGTTATCACGTGGATATGCCTCAGATCAAACGCCGCAAGGATGCCATTGTAGAGCGTTCGCGTTCGGGTAACCAGGAAAGTTTGGAGAATGATCCCAACATCGACCTGTTGTTCGGCGAGGCGTCATTTACTGGCCCGCGATCGGTAAAAATAAAGTTGAACGAGGATGGCGAGGAATTGCACCTTGAGGCCGACCTCATTTTCATCAACGCAGGCAACCGCACGGTGATCCCGCAGATCGATGGGTTGGATGAGATAGACTACCTGACCTCCACCACCATACTGGACCTGGAGGAGGTGCCTGAGCATATACTGGTGATCGGTGGTAATTACATTGGGCTGGAGTTCGGGCAAATGTTCCGCCGGTTCGGGAGCCAGATCACCTTGCTGGAGCGCGGCGAACGCATCATGAGCCATGAGGACCCTGATGTGGCCGATACCGTGCGCCACATCCTGGAAGAGGAAGGCGTTACCGTGCATGCCAACGCACATGTGACCCGTTTTGAAAAGACCCCGGGCGGCCAGGTGCTGGCCACAGTACAGATCGGCGATCGTACCGAGCAGATCCAATGCTCGCACGTGCTGATCGCTGCCGGCCGCGAACCACAGACCGATGCGCTTGACCTAACCGCCGCCGGTGTGGAGGTTGACGATAAGGGCTACATCAAGGTGGATGGCAAGCTACGCACCAACGTGGATGGCATTTATGCCCTGGGCGATGTCAAAGGCGGACCAGCGTTCACGCACATTGCCTATAACGATTTTACCATCGTTTGGCGTAACCTGTTGCAGGGGCAGGACCTCACCACCGAGGGCAGGCCGGTGCCGTACTGCATGTTCACCGATCCGCAACTGGGGCGTGTGGGCATTACCGAGCAGGAGGCCAAACAAAAGGGTATCAAACATGAGGTGGCGGTGCTCAACATGGAGAACGTGGCCCGGGCCGTTGAGGTGGGCGAGACCCGCGGACTCATGAAGGCCGTGGTGGATCCTGATACCAAACAGATACTGGGCGCGGCCATACTGGCCGAAGAAGGGGGCGAGATCATGTCGGTGTTGCAAATGGCCATGGAAGGCGGCATCACTTACGATCGTATACGTTACTGCGTTTTTGCGCATCCAACGTATTCCGAATCGCTCAATAACCTGTTCATGAAACTGGATAATTGA
- a CDS encoding deoxyguanosinetriphosphate triphosphohydrolase — translation MQADEMTWCNCFSARRYGMIENEKGIRTEYERDWDRIIFSSPFRRLQNKTQVFPLPEEVFVHNRLTHSLEVASVGRSLGKIIGKHLSTLPDVERNSEAKRFYKNNLKNVIAAACLAHDLGNPAFGHSGEEAISKYFKKRDTDSIEDKKFKGRFTPAEWNDLKNFEGNANAIRILTQQQKGRVKGGFRLTYSTLGAIIKYPCESLASERGRKHRKKYGYFKADEKVFLDIATVLKMIPDNSTKEISYKRHPFVYLVEAADDICYNIIDLEDSHRLGILSYEEVSTLLLAIVAKNKAENINAVKEQVEELKSDKNEALAYLRAKSINTLALRCSEIFIENKDAIITGDYENTLIEDIPELNNELKAINDLSVKKIYNYKEVVKLELAGFRIMSGLVEDFVTAALTPEKLRQKEHKKVLELLPSQFKFEESDTDYVKVLHMIDLISGMTDLFALKLYRNLRGIEI, via the coding sequence ATGCAAGCAGATGAAATGACGTGGTGCAATTGCTTTTCCGCGAGGCGCTACGGAATGATTGAAAATGAAAAGGGAATTCGAACTGAATATGAACGTGACTGGGATAGAATCATATTCTCTAGTCCCTTTAGGCGTTTACAAAACAAAACACAGGTATTCCCTTTACCAGAAGAAGTGTTTGTTCATAATCGGTTAACTCATTCTTTAGAAGTAGCCAGCGTAGGTCGTTCATTGGGCAAAATCATAGGAAAGCATCTTTCGACTCTTCCAGATGTTGAAAGGAATTCAGAAGCGAAAAGATTTTATAAAAACAATTTAAAAAATGTTATCGCGGCGGCGTGTTTAGCTCATGATTTGGGAAATCCGGCGTTTGGCCATTCTGGAGAGGAAGCTATTTCAAAGTATTTCAAGAAAAGAGATACTGATAGCATTGAAGATAAAAAATTTAAGGGGCGTTTCACACCTGCCGAATGGAACGATTTAAAAAATTTTGAGGGTAACGCCAACGCAATCAGAATTTTAACGCAGCAACAAAAAGGAAGAGTTAAGGGCGGGTTTAGATTGACATATAGTACTTTAGGCGCGATCATCAAATACCCCTGTGAATCTTTAGCATCCGAAAGGGGTAGAAAACACAGAAAGAAGTATGGTTACTTTAAAGCTGATGAAAAGGTATTCCTCGACATTGCTACTGTACTTAAAATGATACCGGACAATTCTACAAAGGAAATATCGTATAAACGCCACCCATTCGTGTATTTAGTCGAAGCAGCCGATGATATTTGTTATAACATAATTGATCTGGAGGACTCACACAGACTTGGCATATTGAGTTATGAAGAAGTATCGACACTTCTGCTGGCGATAGTTGCGAAAAATAAGGCCGAAAATATAAATGCCGTCAAGGAACAAGTTGAAGAATTAAAATCAGATAAAAACGAAGCGTTGGCTTATCTAAGGGCTAAGTCTATAAATACTTTAGCTCTAAGATGTTCTGAAATTTTTATTGAAAATAAAGATGCGATCATAACTGGAGATTATGAAAACACTTTAATAGAGGACATTCCGGAACTCAATAATGAACTAAAGGCAATTAATGATCTGTCGGTAAAAAAAATTTATAACTATAAAGAAGTCGTGAAACTGGAATTAGCTGGATTTAGAATTATGTCTGGCTTAGTCGAGGATTTTGTCACGGCCGCGCTAACTCCAGAAAAGCTACGACAGAAAGAGCACAAAAAAGTTTTAGAACTTCTACCTAGTCAATTTAAGTTCGAAGAGAGTGATACTGATTATGTAAAAGTATTGCACATGATCGATTTAATCTCAGGTATGACCGACTTATTTGCATTGAAATTGTATCGAAATTTGAGAGGTATTGAGATTTAA
- a CDS encoding VOC family protein, protein MKKVTGIGGVFFKCDDAKAMNQWYAQNLGIEAGEYGAGFEWREKEDPEKEGYTSWSTFPADTKYFDPSTKPFMINYRVADLEALVAQMKKDGVNVVDEIKTYDYGKFVHVLDPEGNMIELWEPA, encoded by the coding sequence ATGAAAAAAGTGACCGGTATAGGCGGTGTATTCTTTAAGTGCGATGATGCTAAGGCCATGAATCAATGGTACGCACAAAACTTGGGCATTGAGGCCGGCGAGTACGGCGCAGGCTTTGAGTGGCGTGAAAAGGAGGACCCCGAAAAAGAGGGCTACACTTCGTGGAGCACCTTCCCGGCCGATACCAAATACTTTGACCCATCTACCAAACCCTTTATGATCAACTACCGCGTGGCCGACCTGGAAGCACTGGTAGCCCAAATGAAAAAGGACGGCGTGAACGTGGTGGACGAGATCAAGACCTACGACTACGGCAAATTCGTGCATGTGCTTGACCCCGAAGGTAACATGATCGAGCTGTGGGAACCGGCATAA
- a CDS encoding cation:proton antiporter, translating to MDTILIITTLFAISTVFSFINARFINLPGVIGVMVLAIVASIITVAAGSLMPGFSKLIRQLAHSVDFSKTLLDVMLGFLLFASALHFDVNKLRENLRGVLLISTVGVILSTLVFAGIMHELLDLVGMNVPFIYCLVFGALISPTDAVAVAALMTKSKMPDRLKTIISGESLFNDGIGIVLFVSFSEVASIPEKNFSFLEASKLFGQEVFGGLLLGSVLGYLTYRMMRAITDFQTIVMLTITLVLSIAAIAGIFHVSAPLAVVAAGLIIGSHSFKRDESIAEGENLERVWSLADELLNTILFVLIGLQLVSITVRADYLLIGAAAIVVLLVARMLSIILPVAFLRRTLALQYSSVAILTWGGLRGGISVALALTLPDSPYKSLILTAGFVIVVFSIVVQGLTLNRFINVLVKDRG from the coding sequence ATGGATACGATACTGATCATTACCACCCTTTTTGCCATAAGTACGGTGTTTAGTTTTATTAACGCCCGTTTTATCAATTTGCCCGGTGTGATCGGTGTCATGGTGCTGGCCATTGTGGCCTCGATCATTACCGTGGCCGCGGGGTCATTGATGCCGGGTTTTAGCAAGCTGATCAGGCAGCTGGCCCACTCGGTCGATTTTTCGAAGACACTGTTGGATGTGATGCTGGGCTTCCTGCTTTTTGCCAGCGCGCTGCATTTTGATGTGAACAAACTGCGCGAGAATTTGCGCGGCGTACTGCTGATCAGCACGGTGGGTGTCATCCTCTCTACGTTGGTGTTCGCTGGGATCATGCACGAGTTGTTGGATCTGGTAGGTATGAACGTACCTTTTATTTATTGCCTGGTGTTCGGGGCATTGATATCGCCCACTGATGCTGTGGCTGTAGCGGCATTGATGACCAAGTCGAAAATGCCCGACCGGCTCAAGACCATTATCTCAGGCGAATCCTTGTTCAACGATGGTATCGGTATCGTGCTGTTCGTCAGCTTTTCAGAGGTGGCCAGCATTCCTGAAAAGAACTTCTCTTTTTTAGAAGCATCTAAACTGTTCGGCCAGGAGGTATTTGGCGGATTGTTGCTGGGTAGCGTGTTAGGCTACCTTACTTACCGCATGATGCGCGCCATCACCGATTTCCAGACGATCGTAATGCTCACCATCACCCTCGTGCTTAGCATTGCGGCCATCGCAGGCATCTTCCATGTATCGGCACCATTGGCCGTGGTAGCGGCCGGACTCATCATCGGTAGTCATTCCTTTAAAAGGGACGAATCCATTGCCGAGGGCGAGAACCTGGAGCGGGTATGGTCGCTGGCTGATGAACTGCTGAACACCATATTGTTCGTACTGATCGGGCTGCAGCTGGTATCCATCACCGTAAGGGCCGATTATTTACTTATCGGCGCGGCAGCCATTGTGGTATTGTTGGTGGCACGCATGCTCAGTATCATACTGCCGGTAGCCTTTTTACGCCGAACGCTGGCCCTACAGTACAGCAGTGTGGCCATCCTGACGTGGGGTGGGTTGCGCGGTGGTATATCTGTGGCGCTGGCCCTTACCCTGCCCGATTCGCCTTACAAGTCGCTTATCCTTACGGCCGGCTTTGTGATCGTGGTGTTCTCAATCGTGGTGCAGGGCCTCACCCTCAACCGCTTCATTAATGTGCTGGTGAAGGACAGGGGCTAA
- a CDS encoding TonB-dependent receptor: MNKLYTVLIILICLVSKTSFAQVTSASITGKVSDSKNAALPGVTIQVVNTGTGTRYSSQTNAEGRFTIPNINPGGPYTITATYVGFRKKEETDVNLSLGSSTHNFVLADESTQLQTVVVKGTQGGTKTGSSTRVSAAQLRTLPSISRSLQDFTRTTPQSNNNSFLGTNFRYNNVTLDGAINNDAIGFSPSLGGQGGTSGQPGSSTRTNPVSIDAIQDIQVYLAPYDVKIGNFLGGSINAVTRSGTNDVSGSVYAFGRNAAITGRNKAGDNSKLPSSFHEYQTGFRLGFPIIKNKLFFFTNEELTRRQDPVILAAGSSDMPIINLSQAQQISDYMKSAYGLDAGSYNNYNIYSRSNKFFNRLDWNINDKNQLSVRNNTITSQATNLERDQQNFRFGSIDFKQVNNQNSTVAELKTRFNSSLSNSLIVGYSSIHDFRDPLSNPAIPQIEIASNGGTIFAGTDREASIFNMQQKTFEFTDNFTLIKDNHTFTFGTHNELYNITYGFVNSWNGRVAYSSVDDFLNNRPNRVRTNYNYTNNTRDYIMANPPAKFNVDLFSLYGQDEIQIGDNFKITPGIRLDMANMPNKQPLSVKTTNAPTDPRYGTTYTYTQPKDIRNDFLGQVQISPRLGFNYDVNGDQSFIVRGGTGVFTGRIPFAWLGYSYYNNGVTYGAFDKRYTYSGTSVVTPAAGSDPIRDALTGNGEAGYAQRQGVNINDNTGATQVDLIDNNFKMPQAWRSSLAFDYKTDDQWRFSVEGIYTKVIHDLQFKHINLVDNPIYMPYDVNHQQPIYRPVAAPTAANPAATTQAINPLYTNAYLLTNTNKGYRYSITGQIGKSFPLGLDLSAAYTYGVSKDITNGIRNSMESNWQLNQALNPNNPDLAYSNFDIRNRIVATANYRLKWNNGWASNISLFFNASSGTPYSLGLVNTTIDGTAQAVSLIYIPKAGETANFFANTPTGQAQAAAFDSYIDGNKYLSGRRGQFTERNGARTPWNYQADMRFAHDFNIMSAGKHKHTITFTYDIINLTNLLNKDWGIQYFSPNTFNSTSSVGLKLATAGTANTYPQYTFSQGNVTSYSKDLFASRWQMQFGLRYSF, from the coding sequence ATGAACAAACTTTACACGGTCCTAATTATCCTTATTTGCTTAGTCAGCAAAACAAGTTTTGCACAAGTGACCAGTGCATCGATCACAGGTAAGGTGAGCGACAGTAAGAACGCCGCTCTGCCCGGTGTGACCATACAAGTGGTGAACACCGGTACCGGTACCCGCTACAGCTCACAAACCAACGCCGAAGGGCGCTTCACTATCCCGAACATCAACCCGGGTGGCCCATACACCATTACGGCCACTTACGTAGGTTTCCGCAAAAAGGAAGAGACCGATGTGAACCTGAGCCTGGGCAGCAGTACCCACAACTTCGTACTGGCCGATGAATCGACCCAGTTGCAGACGGTGGTAGTAAAAGGAACCCAGGGCGGCACCAAGACCGGTTCGAGCACCCGCGTAAGTGCGGCACAGCTTCGTACTTTACCATCGATCAGCCGCAGCTTGCAGGATTTTACCCGCACCACGCCACAAAGCAACAACAACTCGTTTCTGGGTACCAACTTCCGTTACAACAACGTAACGCTTGACGGTGCGATCAATAATGATGCGATCGGCTTTAGCCCTTCACTGGGTGGCCAGGGTGGTACCTCAGGTCAGCCGGGAAGTAGTACCCGTACCAACCCGGTATCGATAGATGCGATACAGGACATACAGGTGTACCTGGCTCCTTACGATGTGAAGATCGGCAACTTTTTAGGCGGCAGCATCAACGCCGTTACCCGCAGTGGTACTAACGATGTAAGCGGATCGGTATATGCCTTTGGCCGTAACGCCGCCATTACTGGCCGCAACAAAGCCGGCGATAACTCTAAACTGCCTTCATCTTTCCATGAGTATCAGACCGGTTTCCGTTTAGGATTCCCGATCATCAAGAACAAGTTGTTCTTTTTCACCAACGAAGAGCTGACCCGCCGTCAGGACCCGGTGATCCTGGCCGCCGGCTCGTCAGACATGCCTATCATCAACCTGAGCCAGGCACAACAGATCAGCGACTACATGAAGAGCGCTTATGGTCTGGATGCCGGCAGCTACAATAACTATAACATCTACTCCAGATCTAATAAGTTCTTCAACCGTTTGGACTGGAACATCAACGATAAGAACCAACTCTCGGTACGTAATAATACTATCACCTCGCAGGCCACCAACCTGGAGCGCGACCAGCAGAACTTCCGTTTCGGCAGCATCGACTTTAAACAGGTGAATAACCAGAACTCGACCGTTGCCGAGTTAAAGACCCGCTTTAACAGCAGCTTATCGAACAGCCTGATCGTGGGTTACTCCAGCATTCATGATTTCAGGGACCCGCTGTCGAACCCGGCCATTCCGCAGATCGAGATCGCCTCTAACGGCGGTACCATATTTGCCGGCACCGACCGTGAGGCCAGTATATTCAACATGCAGCAAAAAACATTTGAATTTACCGACAACTTTACCCTCATCAAGGATAACCACACCTTTACCTTCGGTACCCACAACGAGTTGTACAACATCACCTACGGTTTTGTGAACTCATGGAACGGCCGCGTGGCTTACAGCAGTGTTGACGACTTTTTGAACAACCGCCCTAACCGCGTACGTACCAATTACAACTACACCAACAACACCCGCGACTACATCATGGCCAACCCACCGGCCAAGTTCAATGTGGATCTGTTCAGCTTGTATGGTCAGGATGAGATCCAGATCGGTGATAACTTCAAGATCACCCCGGGTATCCGTTTGGACATGGCCAACATGCCTAACAAGCAGCCATTGAGCGTAAAGACCACCAACGCACCTACCGATCCGCGTTATGGCACCACTTACACCTACACCCAGCCTAAGGACATCCGCAATGATTTTCTGGGTCAGGTGCAGATATCGCCACGTCTAGGCTTCAATTATGACGTTAACGGCGACCAAAGCTTTATCGTAAGAGGTGGTACCGGCGTATTTACCGGCCGCATACCATTTGCCTGGTTAGGTTATTCATACTACAACAACGGTGTTACCTATGGCGCTTTCGACAAGCGTTATACTTACAGCGGTACTTCGGTAGTTACCCCTGCTGCCGGTTCAGATCCGATCCGCGATGCCCTTACCGGCAATGGTGAGGCCGGTTACGCACAGCGCCAGGGTGTGAACATCAATGACAATACCGGCGCTACGCAAGTGGACCTGATCGATAATAACTTCAAGATGCCGCAAGCCTGGAGAAGCAGCCTGGCCTTTGACTATAAGACCGACGACCAATGGCGCTTCAGCGTTGAGGGTATCTATACCAAGGTCATCCACGATCTGCAGTTCAAGCACATCAACCTGGTAGATAACCCGATCTACATGCCGTATGATGTTAACCACCAGCAGCCGATCTACCGCCCTGTGGCAGCACCTACCGCAGCTAACCCTGCCGCCACGACTCAGGCCATCAACCCGCTTTACACCAACGCTTATTTGTTGACCAATACCAACAAAGGCTATCGTTACAGCATTACCGGCCAGATCGGTAAAAGCTTCCCGCTGGGCCTTGACCTAAGCGCTGCCTATACCTACGGTGTATCAAAAGACATCACCAACGGTATCCGTAACTCCATGGAATCGAACTGGCAATTGAACCAGGCGCTTAATCCTAACAACCCTGACCTGGCTTACTCTAACTTTGATATCCGTAACCGTATAGTGGCCACTGCCAACTACCGCCTGAAATGGAATAACGGCTGGGCCAGCAACATCTCGTTGTTCTTTAACGCGTCATCAGGTACGCCATACTCACTGGGTCTGGTGAACACCACCATTGATGGTACCGCACAGGCCGTGAGTTTGATCTATATCCCTAAAGCCGGCGAGACCGCCAACTTTTTCGCCAACACGCCTACGGGCCAAGCACAAGCCGCGGCTTTCGACTCGTACATTGACGGTAACAAATACCTGAGCGGCCGTCGTGGTCAGTTCACCGAGCGTAACGGTGCCCGCACCCCATGGAACTACCAGGCCGATATGCGTTTCGCTCACGACTTTAACATCATGAGCGCAGGCAAGCACAAGCACACCATCACCTTTACTTACGACATCATTAACCTGACCAACCTGTTGAACAAGGATTGGGGTATCCAGTACTTCTCGCCTAACACGTTCAACTCTACCTCGAGCGTTGGCTTGAAACTGGCCACCGCCGGTACCGCAAACACTTACCCGCAGTATACCTTTAGCCAGGGCAACGTGACCAGCTACTCTAAGGACCTGTTCGCCTCACGCTGGCAAATGCAGTTCGGTTTGCGTTACAGCTTCTAA
- a CDS encoding response regulator transcription factor yields the protein MNILVIEDEVKVSAFIAKGLEEQLHHVSVAYDGRIGMKLALENDFDLVILDVALPHINGIEICKEIRAVRKDLPVLMLTALDSLRNKIEGLEAGADDYLTKPFHFEELLARIKAISRRRDMVLPGTVYRVGDLEMDCYRKQVTRNGKAILLSAKEYTLLEVLMANRERVLSRVFIAEKVWGISFNRGTNLIDVYINYLRAKIDKGHDRPLIHTAIGMGYIIKE from the coding sequence ATGAACATTCTGGTGATCGAGGACGAGGTCAAGGTTTCGGCTTTTATTGCAAAAGGCCTTGAGGAACAGCTACACCATGTATCGGTGGCGTATGATGGCCGTATAGGTATGAAATTAGCGTTGGAGAACGACTTCGACCTCGTAATACTTGATGTGGCCTTGCCGCACATCAATGGTATCGAGATCTGTAAAGAGATACGCGCTGTGCGCAAAGATCTGCCGGTGCTCATGCTTACCGCGCTCGACTCGTTAAGGAACAAGATCGAGGGGCTGGAGGCCGGCGCCGATGATTACCTGACCAAACCCTTTCACTTTGAAGAGTTGCTGGCCCGCATTAAAGCCATTAGCCGACGCCGCGATATGGTGCTGCCTGGTACCGTGTACCGCGTGGGCGACCTGGAAATGGATTGTTACCGCAAGCAGGTGACCCGCAATGGCAAGGCGATCCTGTTATCGGCCAAGGAGTATACCCTGCTCGAGGTGCTGATGGCCAACCGCGAACGGGTGCTTTCAAGAGTCTTCATTGCCGAAAAGGTATGGGGCATATCCTTTAACCGCGGCACCAACCTGATCGATGTATACATCAATTACCTGCGTGCCAAGATCGATAAAGGTCACGACAGGCCATTGATCCATACGGCTATTGGCATGGGCTATATCATCAAAGAATAA
- a CDS encoding sensor histidine kinase, protein MKVRTRLALQFTLLFAVLFFLALSSLYVIIKENRKRSFYDMLDDRALTVAKFHLGEDDLSAQTFSEVLHQFPRTLSNEAYRVYDDHLNTRFALKDDTHWPRSFLLRINKEKMVHAAQGQKLVTGMRYLDNSGSFIIIVSAVDKRGMHATQQMGLVMSVVFVVFLGITFFVGQFFATTSLKPIGGITNDLGSIKASELHKRLKVSTGRVDEIDGLSLSINQLLEHLEQSFESQRSFVAHASHELRTPLTSMLGQAETTLLKDRSTEEYKTALREVVENVIQLNDVITHLRELMDINMDLTNFEPIRIDELAWQIAEEFKPYEERLVIDLQLPDDPDLSMIHGNRRLLFIAINNILSNALKFSDKSQVNFDIIANGRTVILQVEDKGIGIHPAELSKIFQPFYRSFNALGYPGNGIGLSLSQKIFKLHNAAFEVHSLLGKGTVFTITFTTA, encoded by the coding sequence ATGAAGGTACGTACCCGCCTGGCACTCCAATTCACTCTTCTTTTTGCGGTCCTATTCTTCCTGGCGCTGTCCTCCCTTTACGTTATCATTAAGGAGAATCGTAAGCGGTCATTTTATGACATGCTCGATGACCGAGCCCTTACTGTAGCAAAATTCCATTTGGGTGAGGATGACCTGTCGGCCCAAACGTTCAGCGAGGTGCTTCACCAGTTCCCACGAACGCTCAGCAACGAGGCGTACCGCGTTTATGACGACCACCTGAACACGCGCTTCGCGCTTAAGGATGATACCCACTGGCCCCGGTCGTTCCTGCTCCGCATCAATAAGGAGAAGATGGTGCATGCGGCGCAGGGTCAAAAGTTAGTGACCGGCATGCGTTACCTGGATAATTCGGGCAGTTTCATCATCATCGTATCGGCAGTAGATAAGCGGGGCATGCATGCCACCCAGCAAATGGGACTGGTGATGTCGGTCGTGTTCGTGGTGTTCCTGGGCATAACCTTTTTTGTGGGGCAATTTTTTGCTACTACTTCTTTGAAGCCGATCGGAGGCATCACCAATGATCTGGGCAGTATCAAAGCCAGCGAGCTGCACAAACGGCTAAAAGTAAGCACGGGCCGCGTTGACGAGATCGATGGTCTTTCGCTTTCCATCAATCAGCTGCTCGAGCATCTGGAGCAATCGTTCGAAAGCCAGCGATCATTTGTGGCCCATGCCTCGCACGAGCTGCGTACACCGCTCACCTCTATGCTTGGCCAGGCCGAGACAACCTTGTTGAAGGACCGCAGCACCGAAGAATATAAGACCGCTCTGCGAGAGGTGGTAGAGAACGTGATCCAACTGAACGACGTCATTACCCATCTGCGCGAGCTGATGGACATTAATATGGACCTCACCAATTTTGAGCCCATACGTATTGATGAGCTGGCCTGGCAGATCGCCGAAGAATTTAAGCCCTATGAGGAGCGGCTGGTGATCGATCTGCAGCTGCCTGACGACCCCGATCTGAGCATGATCCACGGCAACCGGCGGCTGTTGTTCATCGCTATTAACAACATCCTGAGCAATGCGCTCAAATTCTCTGATAAGAGCCAGGTCAATTTCGATATCATTGCCAACGGCCGCACCGTAATACTACAGGTAGAGGATAAAGGCATAGGCATTCATCCGGCCGAGTTGAGCAAGATCTTTCAACCGTTTTACCGTTCGTTCAACGCGTTGGGTTATCCGGGTAATGGTATAGGGCTGTCACTATCGCAAAAGATATTCAAGCTGCATAACGCCGCTTTTGAGGTGCATTCTTTATTGGGGAAAGGCACGGTTTTCACCATCACCTTTACCACGGCCTGA